CCCCTAGACCCCATTAtacaaaaatgtatttttgcGAAAATTGCTCATATGGAACtaaaatcatcatcatcatcgacATCATCGACACCATTATCATTGCATCATCATCActaccatcatcatcatcatccccaccatcattatcatcatcactaccattatcatcatcattatcattatcatcttATTGTTGTGTTATCTTTGTCGCTCCTAGACGTAGTTTCGTACTCGTTGTTTCTTCATCGCTCTCTTCGTAGTCTCGCGTTCGGTGTAACTTCCCGCTGTCATTCTGCATTTTGTATTTTAAGATAAGTCGGtacaaattaataactattttgtCGGGTCacacataattttaattttttagactgaaatattttgtttaaatagaGAAATAAggaataacatttatttaaatgtgtgtaagtaaattttgtaatttatagaaaaaaataacttgtaaactgtaaattaataaatcagtttgttttaaatttcaatggTGACTAGTTTTTTGCtggataattttagaatttgtaAAATGAACTTAAACCTAGAAATCAAAGGATagaaaattataccgtaaattaatcatcatgatgtatatatttaattacaaaattttttttaatgagaaataatttaagtacAAAAACttaaaagctaaaaaatttcaattcataaaaaataaagagaagAAACTAGAGCgccagttaaaaaatatacagGAAAATTCAATGTccctgagaaaaaaaaattaaaaaaatgtatataaataaacaatacaaaaaaaaaaacaaaaagtaaaaaagcaACATAATAACAAACCTCCATTATGTTTGTAAGCACATTCTCCGTCAGTACAAATGAGTCCATCAGGTTTATCTTTTTCATAACACTGATAATTGTGTTTACACGGCATgaaaattcctaaaaaatagtaagtaataaaattaacaatttgttTAGTATATCAATTcttaaaacttataaaaactaggatatataaaatgaaagaaaataattttatttaccaaCAGTTTGGATACATTTTCCAGTCTGATTTACAAATATGAAATTTCCGTAGCATTTGCATTTATTGTTGACGCACAATGCACCGTCTAATGCGTCTGCACATTCGTCTGTGCGCTGACAAGCGTCATCGACCCGCGATggtcctaaatttttatttttatttattacaattattaaaaaatgtatttcttctttaggaaGAAAATAAAAGGATGTAAATACGTACTTATTATACAGTTCGAAGAGTTATTGATGTcgagaaaataattatctttgcAAGCACAGACACCTTGGATGCATTCAGAATTTGACATTGTGGAACAATCTTCAATTTGTGGACCACAGTTTGTTCCTGCAGCTggaattaattatgattattatttgagCAATCAAATTTacagtttataaattaattactatttttaactattcGCATTAGTCTTGACATGCTATAATCttatgtaattataaaaaaataaatgtatatagttgtatataattacttaaaattttttataacaatacttaattcatttaaattaatataaacgaGTCTAACTCTATCTAATTCTATCTAACAAGTGATTAAACATTTCGCACTCTAAGataagataattataattgtgattcagaaaaaatatgattcattttatgataaatcaatggtattaatatttaagcgATCAAAACATCTTCAATTATTTctgactttttaaattttggtgataaaaaaaatctgacaattttttactttcaacAAATTCAGGGACGCTTTTAGTGTGACTTTTCAAACAAAACGTTAccttttgacaattttaaaagcACACCATTACAGTGATTGTTTTGATATTTCCAACCcgtatttatacatatttcaaGCAaacatttgaattttaaaaataaaaattttttaatattttcttattattgGGTATCCTCCGAAGGGACGAAAAACAAAAACTAtagaagatattttttattcagtaaTCCTTTTTTTCTCTCACGATAGAATTTCGTGGGTCATAATTTTtcactataaaatatatccACTTTCTTTATCAATAGCTATTCATCGATGATGATCATGATTTTAATTCCATGAGTAATTATCgcgaaaataaatttttgtattgcGGGGCTTAGAGGTGGAGCCCCGGTAAGGGTTGAAACGCGAAGCTCTCcaaataacatattaaattaattttgtttttatgagaaatttttttggtaatatattggtgatgaaaaaattattattgatcaaAAAAGCCATGTAGTCTTTTTAGACAATGACcgatataagaaaaaaaaaattgaaatttgagaaaaagtggatataataaaaaataaagtaaatttttctggaaaattatgataatttttggcatactaaaattacaattttattttgaatttacaaagaaaaaagttaatatttcaattaccTGCATGACAAACAGTACCCTCAATATTCGGAGTATATGGCGGATCGCACATACAAGTTCTTTGTGATCGGCAAAACGCATTTTTAATACACTGATAATCTCTAAGACAACTTTCACCAATTTTCAAAGTATTAGCTGGTCCCAaacctgattaaaaaaataattgtcattatccagaacaaaaacaaaattataattattattattataaataactacTCATTTCTTCCAGATCTTGAGGACAAACAATTGGTAGCAAAacaaaaacagaaaaataataaacactCATTTTACAAATCTTGATGTTAACTGGTACAACTGTAACTAAAAACTGAACTCATTCCTTTTTGACTCCCATCGTGAGATAATTCTTATCGGTATTTATTTTCTGTGACTAAGTCTTATCATATTTTAATCTAGATatatcattcatttttttatgtttattcggaaaaaaaatcacgcgGAAAAGATCTGagatttcttaatttttattatttatttagatgtCAGAGATTAGGAGACACGACCGTTGATCCGCGACAATTGATCCACGGACAATTGATCCGCATGATAAGTGATCCACCCGATAATTTATCCTCACGACAATTGATCCGAAtgtcgaataaacacacacaaaatcCATGATAAAAGGGCACACACGAAATCAAATTcagattttagaaaaatattgtaaaaagtatacttttttcacaattttagaacacttttatgacaattttaggacacttTAAGGACATTTCAAACGCCACTTGTATGATATCAATCACGATTTTAGATAATTCGACGTAtcgttaagtttttttttatggtaattTTAGGACTGTTGATTCGGCACTAGTATAACGTATTTcatgattttagaaaatttgagaTATCTTTAAGATTTATTCATGATGACGTATTAATTGTCTTGAAAGCGCctgaaaatattcataaaagtactttaaaattgtcataaaattatcctaaaattgtcataaaagtatcCTAAAATGATCATGAAATTGTCATCAaagtgtcctaaaattgtcataaaagtgctttttacaatatttttcctCTGAGTAATAGCAAcgacatttttctaaaatctaaATGTGATTTCGATTTGGTGTCATAAATTTGTCATCAAAATATCGTAAATTATGTCACGTTTAGGATCCTAAACTTATGACTTTTTAacacaagtttttttttatacggtTAAAACAATGTCAAAGATTATATCCATTATacgtttattagtaatttctttttagtaaagcttatttatttgaatatgcGATGGGACCCgagataaggcagttttacgCGCAAACACCagctatttatttaatctatcatttatttaatttatcattccgttgttttttttcaatgattaaatttacaaataaaagaatcaatttacgaaggattattatttacttactCCTCCcaagtttcataattttcgattcaataattacttggTCAAAAAGCATTCCAGTAtcttgttcaaaatttaaatattcacttGTCCTAATACATGTTTTTAAGTAATGAATTTTCGTGATGATCGATTTTgaagtattattatttgtttccAAAATTCTCtcctttttatttcattatttattattgctcCACAATACCACAATTTAAGTTATATAGACTAAAATTCCAAAATACAATACTACTTTATTCTCAgctctcaataaatttatctcgAATTGCATGATCGGATAATCGCATTAAAGaattatatttgtttaaaaaaaaaataaaaatttaataactttggTTTCGTAACGAAGCCCCACCCGCAAATATATACTGGTGCGTATATTATGCATTACattatattacttttattttctctttttAGACGAGACATCCGGCACCTatactatatactatatactTGTACCCGTACCTGTATGAAAGATTAGATATCATacttttttcatacatacagatattttttaacatgaaACATGAGTCAAGcattacatatattatatatatttaagtcAACTTCCTATTATTCTTCTAAGTAGTGTGCGACCTGACTCTAAAGCctaaacaatattattttacttttttggatttttgtaagaaaagttaaaataattttggtgatttttgtttcattttctttaaaaattttaatagttactAAGAAGCTGCGAaagttttaattgaagaaatattGAGGCATTAATATtgtgaatacaaaaaaattatgatttttttttaagaaaatgaaaattttttt
The sequence above is drawn from the Cotesia glomerata isolate CgM1 linkage group LG4, MPM_Cglom_v2.3, whole genome shotgun sequence genome and encodes:
- the LOC123263993 gene encoding prion-like-(Q/N-rich) domain-bearing protein 25 yields the protein MSVYYFSVFVLLPIVCPQDLEEMSLGPANTLKIGESCLRDYQCIKNAFCRSQRTCMCDPPYTPNIEGTVCHAAAGTNCGPQIEDCSTMSNSECIQGVCACKDNYFLDINNSSNCIIRPSRVDDACQRTDECADALDGALCVNNKCKCYGNFIFVNQTGKCIQTVGIFMPCKHNYQCYEKDKPDGLICTDGECAYKHNGGTLNFPVYFLTGALVSSLYFL